tttttttgggggggggggggggggggggggggttggacttcgagaataaagtcgtaatattacgagaaaaaaagtcGTAATCTTACAAGAAAAATgtcgaaatattatattatgactttattctcgtaatattatgatttTATTCCCGTGAAATTAcgaatttattctcgtaatattacgactttattctcgtaaaattacgaatttattctcgtaatattacggctttattctcgtaaaattacgactttattattctcataatattacgactttttttctcgtaaaattacgactttattctcgtaatattacgactttattctcgtaatattacgactttattctcgaagtctaaaaaaaaaaaaaaaaaaaaaaaaaaaaaaattctatgtggccctaaaacgccgtcgtacaaataaaataaaatacaatcgcaGTCTTTATTTTGAAAAGAGGAAATTTCTgcggcgccccccccccccccccaaccggaTGCCCCgccttttcctgtggtgttttcgcGGGATTTCTTCAGGAGGCGGAGTTATGTGTTGACTTGAAGATTCCATTGGGCAGTCGTCGGATTACCCGCCGAATATGCAAACAAATATCAGCAAAATGACCAATCCGATTTTACGCTGTACTTTTACGCAGCACGTAGTGGCGGGAAAAGTCGTCAGTCTTCCGTTCAGAGTCGAGCAGCGAGTCCACGTTATAAGTTGTGTTGTTTTATAGTCTTTTTATTTTAGAAGTAATAGTGATAATCTTAAGAAATGGCGACAGAATTGGTTGATGACCGGGAGTTGAGAGAGGCTCAGAGGGATTACCTGGACTTCCTGGACGATGATGTAAGTTTATGTTTGAATCACTTTGTTATGCAGAAGAATCCTCTTCATGTAATGTAATATTAAAAGATAATAATAAGTACTTGCtggtgaaaaagtaataagaataGCTTTGCTAGGGGGAGAAAAGAACATGATAAATTGTCAGTTTGACAATTTATGAAAATAacactttatacacaaaaattctgTTGCGTGTAGTGTACACAATCACAAAATCTTATTATTCTTTTCATTTTCAACAAGTATTACTACTACAGTAAGAAAAGTGCTGTCACTATGAGTCCACACCCGGATGTATTATGTATCTGCTATTTTTCCGGCACATTGGTCCTGTGAGTTAAGGATTTGTACTACTGTGGTGCAGATCTGGGTTCGATTCCTAGTCATCCTACCTGTCTGTATCCCTGGACAAGACAGTTCCTCTGCATTGTCCCTGTCCACCCAGGTGTAAACCGGTATCGGCCTTGGCTGAGGAAATGACCCAAGTCACACTCGGGTCCTGTCTGTGGGGGTTTCATCTGGACTAACGGGCCTCAGATGAAACATGGGGGTTCCCGTTGACTCATCTGTGCATTTTGGGGCGTTATCATCATCAAATACTGTGTTGTTGAAGACCCCACAGTTTCCTGAAAAACAGTGATTCTTTGTGTGCAGAATCTGTGTTATGACACTTTTTGGTTTCAGATTGTTGGACACTGACTGTGTTTTGAGTctcaaattgtttaaaaaaatattcctTAGAACATAAATGAGGGTCGATAAAGGCGATATATTTTTCTGTTAATTTTCACATGTCAtatgcaaaatttaaaaaatggtcactgtgtcaaaaactgtttttgttgtgtgttttatgCAGCAAGACCAGGGAATTTAccagggcaaagtcaggaacatGATCAGTGAGAATAAAGCTCGGCTCATCGTCAACATCAATGACCTGAGGAGGCGCAACGAGACCCGGGCTGCGAAGTATGTTGCGGACATCACGTCTCAATCTGGGGTCACACAAACAGTTTTCTTCACTGGTTCATACCCCAACTGATCACCATGCTTTGTGAAATTTTATCCAGTAGTTTTTCTAGAACTGTGCAATTAAGCAAATCAACATAACCTTTGTGGTAGAGGTAATATGGATGGGCTTGACATTTTTCACATTTCAAACAGGGTTCTTTCATATTTTGGGAAGCACTTACTCTAACTAGGTACTAATCTTGCTTTCAGTCCTTTTTGAAAATCCATTTGTAAACCCATATATTAAAAGGAGATATCGCTGCTCTTCacgagactaaaaaaaaaaacagcaaacccTGTGATGTGGATGTGCGTTTGTGTGGCCAGGCTGATGAATGGTGCCTTCGAGGAGCTGTTGGCGTTCCAGCGAGCACTGAAGGACCTGGTGGCCTCTGTTGATGCCACCTATGCCAAGCAGACTGAGGAGTTCTTCATCGGCCTGGAGGGCAGCTTTGGGTCCAAACACGTCACCCCACGGACCCTCACTTCTCGGCTGCTGGGCAGCATGGTGTGCGTGGAGGGCATCATCACAAAGTGTGAGTTTCCTTTGGGCGAATTCATCCACTTGTTTGTGATGATCACAGTTTAAGCCTGTGAATGATATAAACCGGGTTTTAATTTGACTAACCCGGTTCTTGCTGTAGGCTCGCTGGTTTGTCCTAAAGTTGTGCGAAGTGTTCACTACTGTCCAGCAACCAAGAAAACGATGGAAAGAAAGTACACTGATATGACCTCTCTGGAAGCCTTTCCCTCCAGCGCCATCTACCCCACCAAGGTAAATATTAATTTAACTTGTTGGTCCATTACTGAGGGGTGTCTGTCTGGTCAGACTGGGAATTGGCAAGTTGGGGTGTGGTGATTGTGCTTTGGATGGTGCCAATCAATTTTTtccaattccattttttttttaacccattcTAACAATATTGTCCTAAGCATCTCCTCTTCCGTCCGGTAACAGGATGAGGAGAATAACCCATTGGAGACAGAGTTTGGGTTGTCCAGCTACAAGGACCATCAGACCATCACGGTGCAGGAGATGCCAGAAAAAGCGCCTGCTGGGCAGCTGCCGCGTTCCGTGGACATCATCCTGGACAACGACCTGGTGGATCTGGTCAAACCGGGCGACAGAGTTCAGGTCGTGGGAACATACCGCTGCCTGCCTGGCAAGAAGGGCGGCTTCACGTCCGGGACGTTCAGGTGAGATGGGATAAAGTGTCGAAGACGACTTGCTGTTTCCATGAAAAAACCTTCAGTTGAGTTTGGCATGTCCAACATGAAGCCCGGATTATAATCAGTCTACTGTCTCCTGGCAGGACCATCATGATCGCCTGCAACGTCAAACAGATGATCAAGGAGGTGTTGCCGTCCTTCTCGGCTGCAGACATTGGCAAAATCAAGAAGTTTAGTCAGTCTCGAAGTGTGGTGAGGCTTCACTCTCTCCCAACTGGCTCTCCAAACCTGAAAATGAGGTGAAAAGTTCATGTCCTGCCTATGTTTTCCTCTTAGGACGTGTTTGATCAGCTGGCTCGCTCCCTGGCTCCCAGCATCCACGGCCACGAGTACATCAAGAAGGCCATCCTCTGCATGCTGCTGGGCGGCGTGGAGAAGGTCCTGGAAAATGGCTCGCGCATCAGAGGAGACATCAACATCCTGCTCATCGGTATGGCAGCCCCCCCCCACCTCATTGATGAGCTCAGTTCAGTCTGCTGATTGGTCGCCAAAAAAATCTCGTgaaatttttctttctttttcttaaaGGTGATCCATCAGTGGCAAAGTCGCAGCTGCTGCGTTACGTGTTGCACACGGCGCCCAGAGCCATCCCCACCACCGGGCGAGGCTCCTCTGGCGTCGGTCTCACCGCTGCAGTCACCACTGACCAGGAGACGGGTAAGACATAGAAATGCAGGTGTGCCAATTTCCCGTGGAGCCGCGgtttcctgcttttttttttttttttttttttttttttttttttttttttggtctctccAGGAAATGTTTTTGAGATCGGTGTAAAAATTCTGGGTGGGAGGGTAATGGGTTGACCTCGGGTCCAACTCCACTCACCACAGCTTGTAGACGAACCACGCACTCTGGTTATTTTGGTCAACAGTCCCCTGTATGTCACAAGAGTCCTGATTGGACCTTGTTCATTGGTTTGTCCTTCTCACAGCAACTCAAAGCGCCACTTGGTTGAGAGACCAAGCAACGCATGCGTATCTGCCAAAAACATGAGGAACCCTGAGAAGGTGAGCTgtaatcctaaaaaaaaaaaaaaactgcctaaaTAAATGTCTGTTAGCCACAGGGATTAAAGCTCTCTGTTGCAACAATGGATTTCTGTCAACTGGGGCTGCCAAAAGGCCACATGTGAGATCAATGCAGATCCAATGAGAATTTAaaaaaagcggggggggggggggtgttattaGATTATTGATTATGATCTGCAAATTCACCAATCAGCTGCTTCTGTTGACTGTTTTTGAGAGTGGTGTTATGTTCTGGGTTTGTGCCCAATGAACCagatttattgcatttatttttctcTTTATATATTTAATTTCCTGAGGACAGCTGTGGAAATAAGTCTGATGCTGCCGGGCCCACGATGACCCCCGTGCATGCAGCAACAGCAGGTTACACTGTGGATGAGGCGATCCggattcattatttttatttttgttgtctgTGAGGATGTCAAGTGGAAGTCAGGAGATGGAGTTTCTGGACATCATCAGACCAAGTTTTTCACGGAAACACAGCTTTCCGCTTTTTGAAATTGCTGCACCACAAATGAACAaaccattttcatgattttttattttatcactGCCATGTACTAAAAATACAATTCTTACTCCAGAATTTGGTTTCCTCAAACCTCTTAatttatattaaataaataaataaatatatatatatatatatatatatatatttcaggtCATTCCAGCTTTTTCCAGCATGACCTGTCGTCACCTCTGGAGATGTGTGATTTGAAGTTTGCCGTAGTGCCACCAACAAGTCTGTGTTGGGAATTCGTTATGCTGAGCAATGAAGAACTTTGTccagaaacctgatttactttaaCATCCTGAACATGTGGAACAATAACGCTCTGCCCCTCAGGTGAGCGCCGCCTGGAGGCCGGCGCCATGGTGTTGGGGGACCGCGGCATCGTGTGCATTGACGAATTTGACAAGATGTCCGACATGGACCGGACGGCCATCCACGAGGTGATGGAGCAGGGGCGCGTCACCATCGCCAAAGCCGGCATCCACGCCAGACTCAATGCCCGCTGCTCTGTGCTGGCAGCTGCCAATCCCGTGTATGGGAGGGTGAGTGTGCAGAAGGAAACTAGCAAACCCCTTTTTGTTCAGAAGATGTGCACCTcaataaatattagcattttatacCGTGTTGCTAAACCAGTCATTGGGTAAGTTGTGAAGTTTAAAGGTTGGTGATGTTCTGTTGCTTCTTGTCTTCAGTATGACCAGTATAAAACTCCCATGGAGAACATTGGACTCCAGGACTCCCTGCTGTCACGTTTCGATCTCCTCTTCATCATGTTGGACCAAATGGACCCTGAACAGGACCGGGAGATCTCAGACCATGTGCTGAGGATGCACCGTTATCGGGACCCACACGAGCAGGAGGGCGCAGGTGCTGTGACTCTTCTGTACGCTCGGCGTGGTTTGATGCTGCTGTGCGCTATGTGTTTCATAAATCATAACGCATCTTCCTTGTTCTCCCTTCAGCCATGCTTCTGGGTGGGGCGGTGGATGTTCTCGCTACTGAGGATCCGGACTCGGTTGTGGAAGAGCAGGAGGAGCTGCAGATCTACGAGAAACACAACAACTTGCTGCACGGGAGCAAGAGAAAGAGGCAAGTGCACAAAATCTGTTATCACAGTTTCTgtgttttttaaaatctttttactGTTGATGATAAATTGTTTGCTTTATGTTATGTGTTTGCTCTTTTTCAGAGAGAAGGTTGTGAGTAAAGAATTCATGAGGAAGTACATTCACATCGCCAAGTCCGTGACGCCCGTGCTTACAGAGGAGGCAGCCAATCACATCGCAGAAGAGTACTCCAGGCTGAGGAGCCAGGAGCAGCTGGCAGCCGATATCGCACGGGTGAGCAGGAGCGTGCACGTTTATCAATCTCGACATTGTGCCGCCCAATGTCTGCCCATGTGGAGACAAACTCGCTCACTCAAACTGTCACGCTCACAGCGAATGAGCTCATGATGACCTTGTCCCACGCTCTTCCTCCTCAGACCTCGCCAGTGACGGCACGCACGCTGGAGACTCTGATCCGTCTGTCCACGGCACACGCCAAGGCTCGGATGAGCAAAGCCGTGGAGCTGGAGGACTCTGAGGTCGCCGTGGAGCTCGTCCAGTTTGCCTACTTTAAAAAGGTCGGTGTTGCCCTGATGGGATTTGGGTGTCTGTCCTCCTGCAGCAGAAAGTCATGAATActgacttttatttttttctgtcaacTTTAAAGGTCGCAAAACTGATTATAAAGtgtcaaatttcagacatctcaaatatatatttttttttttttcaatggccAGTTTGACTTTTGTACAGTCCAAAGATAAATTTAACTTGCATTAAAATTAATTACAGTTTTTTGGTTATGTGAATCATTTTACACAATTTTAATTTTACAaaattattgtttattttttgggAATATGTAACAGCCAAATTCAATTATTCCGGAATGCTGACTTTACTTggcccatttttttttcttccttttttatttatttattttaatcctaTGAATTGCTTGagctttatttattattatttttatgcttGTGCAAAGTGTAGTTCTTGgtataaaactgacaaactcTTTGTTTTAAAGACAAATGTTTTAGTTGTACTAAAGTTGTGCAGAAGTTGGCATTAACTGTCACATGATGCGTTCAGGTGCACAAGTAGATCTGTTAATTCATTTGACTAAATATCTTTTTAAACCTTTACAGTTTAAAGTTCAACTCTACCTCGTTATCTTTACGACCGGCTGTTACCTTCTAGCTGTAATTTTCTGTTCAGGTTCTCGAGAAGGAGAAGAAACGTTCAAAGCGGGAACGAGATTCAGGATCagaggatgaagaggaggagaAGACAGCAGCCACTCAGTCTTCTCAGCGAGCTACGAGGAAGAGGTAGAAACTGACACGGGAATGAAGCTTGTGTGTCTGAAGTGGAAATAAAAATGTTCACCAGCAGTCATGCTTCTGATGCTCATGTTGCTGTGAACATGTGCCCTGCAGGGGGCGCCGTGGCTCTCAGAGCAGCGAGCCTTACAGTCCGTATGACTTCAGTGAAGACCAGGACATCCCTCAGAGTAAGAATCTTTAATTTTTAATGTCTCAGTATTCCAGTTTGATATCAGAATGACAAAACTTAAGAATTTTAAAGAGAAACCTGTAGGTTGTTTATTCTCTTACATGTTGCACTTTCCTTCATGCTCTTCAGTTCAGGCTGGCACCCCGAAACCAGCCACCCCTCCACATGAGGAGGAGGAGCCGATGGACACCACGTCACAAGCGGCGGATCTGTCTGCAGACAGGTGGGTGATCGAGCAAACTGTGGTTCAGAAGAATGTGAGTGCATTTGACAGCGTAGGAGGAGTGATCTACTTTAGCTAAACCATCTCAGAAGATATCTGTACaagggggtgtttttgtttgtttttgggcgACTGTTCAATATCTTTAAGCTGCAGATGcaatcaaaacttttttttttttttttccctccccacCAGGCTGAAAGAGTTCAAGTCCTCGCTGTTCGCCGTGTTCCAGTCAGCTCACGCTCAGTCTGTAAAAATGAAGACCCTGATGGACGACATCAACAAGGACCTGGAGAAACGATTCACAGAGCCAGAGGTTCGCGCTGCTTTGGCTCAAATGCAGGAGGACAACCAGGTCATGGTGGCGGACGACATGGTCTTCCTCATCTGAGGGAGGACAATGTCTCTTACCTCCACTATGTGGACTTGATGACAAATGTCAGTTTTTCAAATACAAACTGGTCGGCTGTTGTTCCTTTTGTGATAATTACTGTGCATATCTACAGTGATGATAGGAACCCGTTCATGCTCTAGTCCAGGCGATGGTTTTCATGTTTTATGATTTTGTAGTAGATTTGTGTTATGTGGAATTGTGTACATATAGGTGAAATTTTATATTAAATAAAGTGTTGTGTTTGATAAaggtctggcttcatggatatgtataaaaaaaaatagcatGTTGCTTTATAATTTTAATTAGGGTGGAATTGGTATGCAGCATGTGGGGCTTGAACCAACAACCTGAAATTGGTTCATTTGGATGGTGACTGCTTTCTGGGCAGGCATATCAAAATCAAGTCGCTTTGGAGTTGGGAGCATTTCAATTACTATAGAAGATAACTTAAACTTTCAATAATTTAcatgataatttaaaaaaaaaaaaagcaaacctgTAAACTGACATCTCTTAATGTACGGTTTGCTTTGTTTACAACATACCTTTATTCATTTATCTgcaaaatacaaatacatgttaAATGCTGCGATGTGGGGGAAAAATGTGTTTATGATGCATTGTTTCATTACTTAATTTTAGTTGTATCCAAGTACTAGTTGGCTTGATACTCAGTGTATCTggctaacacacacatacatgggtgattcttttactacaggcactattggccttgtaaatgtaatttccaccacaccattgccttacaatataaagcgccttggggcaactgttgtgatttggcgctatatacatgtgctctgtcactgtttatctccatagaaactacccaaacaatctttcatacaaactgtttaaagggacattggtgttgtggtggaaattacggcaatagtgtgggacaactacattttgtttaaaaaaaaatcaacaattgtatgacattgaataccccaattatgttttgattattttattcagagatatttttaaaacattagaaaaaaatgtttctttaccattcatttttatcattgaagatcaaaagtctgggtgtgggacaagcacaaaatggcaatatttgcatataatgatgctgaaaaaaggtgaaaaggtcatcatagactactagaacaaatttaacacactttcattgtaaagataactaaaagtgtgacatttcccctttttctgtttttcatacaatacgatcaaaggacataagtgcccgtagtctaagaatcacccacatatataCAGGGtggacacaaaaacactccttggtttcaaatatttatatcaaAAGTCATGAATAATATTACAATTTTGGAAtgaacagttgcagaaactcaagtttttttttcttttgcgcattcttcaaaattgtaatatTATTCATGTAACTTCTGatgtaaatatttgaaaccaaggagtgtttttgcgtTCACTTATTTATCCTGTTATTTGATTAATTGAATGTTTGATTAACTTGATggtacactttttttttattctattaGCTTTGTATTTAATTAGTTTTGTAATCATTCAGTTAGGTTTGTAACTATTTATTGGGCAAAGTGATTCAAGGTGAAGGTTGTGGGTTTGGTTCCATCACAACACAGTTCCTTTACAGGTTGTGTTTGCAATATGCAAAACATTCACATTTGGCTCATCACCCCACAAAGGTTGGTGGCAGGACTGGTGCTCCACTTACTGTAAAGACATTAACCCACTTGAGAGACCAGTGTCATCCTCGCTGCACCGTTGAGTGAATACTTGTTAATCTGATCTGATCTCAAGTTGATCAACCACACTGTTGTGTGAGAAGATGTCGCAATCACCCGTACACCCACACTCGACAGATGTGTCCAACTTTCATCTGCGTAAAGTCTCACCCCGTGACCCTGATCAAGCTTACAATCTCACGGCTTGCACCAGCTTTGGTGAGGAGTTTGCATCTGCTGTCGGCATCACCCAATATGAAAGAAGACTCAAGGTCGAGACACCCACGTCTGACTCATATCGTGTATTGTGTAAAACTCTTTCTGTTTTAACTGTGGCCAAGTTTACTTTCAGTATTTCTTTGCAGGAAGCATTTAAGCACTGACTAATCTGAGTTATTTGGGAGAAAGGACATTAAGGTCAAAGTTTGTAGGTTGGATATAAATATTTGTCAATGCTGGAATTAAAATTGTAGAAATATTTGTGACTGGATCTAGCATCAAATTAATCTTGTAGAAACTTAAAATTTTATTTGTGGAGCAAAGCCCATGAAGGTTAAATTGATCAAATACAAAATAGCATTCTGCAAGTTTCTCCTGGTGTGTCTGATTCTTATCAAGATTACTCAGAAATGTCCAGTCTCCTGTACGGTTATTTTAACTCGAGCATGTGTACTGTTGCATGCCATAAGATGCGTTTTCAAGAAGAATGGGATAAATGACGCCTGATATATTTCATCACTTGAATCCTCAATGCCAAATTGTCTTTTAAACACATTACATGGGTTCTATAAATGCTTttacatcccaactttttttttggaatgtgttgcaggccttaaatacaAGAATGGATGTCTATAAAGtcgaccaaaaataaataaataaataaatgaaatgtggattcatactgtttgcaatgaaataaaaatcaaagtaaatgtaaaaatcactgCACTTATCTGCATTTTCCCACACTGTTCCGACTTTTTCAGATTTGAGGTtagaaagtgtgggatgagctgcttgggctCTTGCCAGCATGActtggataagcagcagaaaatgaacaaatgaatgaatgaaaatgaaggaTTCTTGCAGGTGCAACATGTTAAAGTGCTTCAGCATCGACACCGAAACTGATTTTTATCACGATGCTCCAGTTCGTTGTCTCCTTACTCATATGTTGCTTGATGAGGGAAGATCTTATCACACTTTGAGAagtcattttgttgtttttgctgagATTTTGTGTGTGACCCTACCAAGAAGCATTCTAAGCATTTGTTTGACCTACATGACTCAAACTGGATTGACAGTTTTAAGGAGAAGTTGTATTTATTGATGGTTTTCACATCTTTCTGCAGGAGAAACTCACATGTGTCTTGGGGATTTGATAATTCGTATTTACCATGACTGGTTTTGGTATATCACACGTATACACAagggatttttgtgtgtgtgtggtttctttGATGCAAAATAGGAGCCGTGAAATCCCTTTGGAGTCAGGCATATTTTCagttaaaatgattaaaaaatgtcaaTATTCCATTTGTAGTATTTCAAACAAACAATTTTCTGTTAGGTGACACTTTATTTTTCACAAACTGGAAATACTGTAGTGTATTATAGTGTAGCACGGTTTACAGAGCATATGATGGCAATTAGCAATTTAAAATAATCATGCTTATTGAAGCAATAATGAGCCAAGTTTAAAGgtatataaatgaatgaataaataaataaagaaacaaaatggaaaataacaaaatgaatgcataaatatgtaaatgaattaattaattggaaaaaacaaaaggaataaacaaatgaatgaataaataaattaaataaatgaattaataagAGACAATGACTGATTgaataaaaaagaataaataaataaacaaactatgACCAGGGCAGGAAATGATCACATAAATAATAAACAGTAATAGCAAAATATTTTTGAGACTTAATAattgacacacaaacagacatttCAATTTACTTTGTTTgattaaataatgaaataaacGGTAGGTTGTTAGAGAAAAATTAACTGCCAGCAGACATTATATGAGGAAATCACATAATGTAGCCAATCAAATTCAAAGTAAATACTTTTTTCATCAGTAATTataaaaatgaacattttcaGAATCAAGAAATTActaaaaaaatgatttttttccccactctaaACTCAGTGATCAAtgcaccccccccaccaccaccaccaccaccaccatcaactCTAGCAACAATAAGTATATCTGGTTAAACATTCAAACAATGCTATAAAAGCAAACAATTTGTTTATATTCACAAAACATGACAGGGTGGACTAAGGTTTTCAGAGagggtatttatttttttttgcatctgtAAAATCAGTGACAGAGAGGAAATGCAGCGTGTGTATAAAGGCAGAAGACAACAGCAGAACTCATTCAGAGTAAAGTTCACATCTGAAGGCGAGACCACAGACATGATGCTGGTAAggcacttttttgtgtgtgtccttTTCTTTTTAGGCTGTCCTTTTTAAAACTCAGTGTAACATGATGCTCCATTAGTATTTGGACAgccatttaattttaaaaaaatatttaatattatttaatattaatatttacCATTTTTATACACATTCCCTCCATTTctggaggccataagtaattggacaaactagatACAACgattattgttaatacaaataATTACTTCTtcggccagttttcttcagagtaCTTTCTTAATtttgtacttatttatttatttatttagtgcgtgtgcgtgtgtgtgtgtgtgtttgaaaatTCACCTACAGTTTACTGGAAGGCACACAGGAGACTTGAGCTTTTCAAAATGTATAACAAAACCCCTGAAAAACCTTATATTTGGTAGTTTACCacttctgaaaatggagggactgtgtataagaAACTATGTTATTCCTAAATTCTTTATGCAATGTATTTGTTAAAACCTTGAATTATAAAGCTGAAAGTCGGCACTACAAACTCATCTTAATTATTTCACGTCAACTCAGTGGGCAgagacacttaaaaaaaaagtgtgtcacTGTCCATATATTTCTGAAGCTGACAGTAGATAtaaccaggcttggggagtaactgaatacatgtaacagcgttacgtaattaggatacaaaaaagataatttagtaaaaatggggattacttcgcaggattacaattttaatgcattttatgatattatccagggttctgaatacatgtaacagcgttacataattaggatacaaaaaagataatttagtaaaaatggggattacttcgcaggattacaattttaatgcattttatgatattatccagggttctgaa
The sequence above is drawn from the Thalassophryne amazonica chromosome 21, fThaAma1.1, whole genome shotgun sequence genome and encodes:
- the mcm3 gene encoding DNA replication licensing factor MCM3 yields the protein MATELVDDRELREAQRDYLDFLDDDQDQGIYQGKVRNMISENKARLIVNINDLRRRNETRAAKLMNGAFEELLAFQRALKDLVASVDATYAKQTEEFFIGLEGSFGSKHVTPRTLTSRLLGSMVCVEGIITKCSLVCPKVVRSVHYCPATKKTMERKYTDMTSLEAFPSSAIYPTKDEENNPLETEFGLSSYKDHQTITVQEMPEKAPAGQLPRSVDIILDNDLVDLVKPGDRVQVVGTYRCLPGKKGGFTSGTFRTIMIACNVKQMIKEVLPSFSAADIGKIKKFSQSRSVDVFDQLARSLAPSIHGHEYIKKAILCMLLGGVEKVLENGSRIRGDINILLIGDPSVAKSQLLRYVLHTAPRAIPTTGRGSSGVGLTAAVTTDQETGERRLEAGAMVLGDRGIVCIDEFDKMSDMDRTAIHEVMEQGRVTIAKAGIHARLNARCSVLAAANPVYGRYDQYKTPMENIGLQDSLLSRFDLLFIMLDQMDPEQDREISDHVLRMHRYRDPHEQEGAAMLLGGAVDVLATEDPDSVVEEQEELQIYEKHNNLLHGSKRKREKVVSKEFMRKYIHIAKSVTPVLTEEAANHIAEEYSRLRSQEQLAADIARTSPVTARTLETLIRLSTAHAKARMSKAVELEDSEVAVELVQFAYFKKVLEKEKKRSKRERDSGSEDEEEEKTAATQSSQRATRKRGRRGSQSSEPYSPYDFSEDQDIPQIQAGTPKPATPPHEEEEPMDTTSQAADLSADRLKEFKSSLFAVFQSAHAQSVKMKTLMDDINKDLEKRFTEPEVRAALAQMQEDNQVMVADDMVFLI